A section of the Pseudomonadales bacterium genome encodes:
- a CDS encoding SDR family NAD(P)-dependent oxidoreductase, which produces MEYFNSRYGPWAIIAGASQGIGEQFSRQLAAKGMNIIMLARGLDDLQRVADDIRAKHPVSVETHSLDLASEDLKQQILSITEGKEIGLLVHNAVYSHIGEFLADDLASKQLCLDVNCRSPMTFVDTLLRPMVARKRGGVILMSSMSGNQGSAMVAQYAATKAYNTVLAEGLWEEMRHFGVDVIACVAGATKTPNFNQQTPSDKAKQAFPMEPKAVVTEALMALEKGKGPNQTMGWMNKLVCFLFGRVLTRKKAVSFISSTTRKLYQS; this is translated from the coding sequence ATGGAATACTTTAACAGCCGCTATGGCCCCTGGGCGATTATTGCCGGCGCTAGCCAAGGTATTGGCGAACAGTTTTCCCGGCAGCTGGCCGCCAAGGGTATGAATATTATTATGCTGGCGCGCGGCCTTGACGACTTACAGCGAGTTGCCGACGATATTCGCGCCAAGCACCCGGTGAGCGTTGAAACCCATTCGCTGGATTTAGCCAGTGAGGATTTAAAACAGCAAATTTTAAGCATTACCGAGGGTAAAGAAATTGGGCTTTTAGTGCACAATGCGGTGTACTCGCATATTGGCGAATTTTTAGCTGACGACCTTGCCTCAAAACAGCTTTGTCTCGATGTTAACTGCCGCAGCCCTATGACCTTTGTCGACACGCTGCTCAGACCCATGGTCGCGCGTAAGCGTGGCGGCGTTATCCTAATGAGCTCAATGTCAGGTAATCAAGGCAGTGCGATGGTCGCGCAATATGCCGCCACCAAAGCCTATAATACGGTGCTGGCTGAGGGGCTGTGGGAAGAGATGCGGCATTTTGGGGTAGACGTTATTGCCTGTGTCGCAGGTGCCACCAAAACTCCGAATTTCAATCAGCAAACGCCCAGCGACAAGGCCAAGCAAGCTTTTCCTATGGAGCCTAAGGCCGTTGTCACTGAAGCCTTAATGGCTTTGGAAAAAGGCAAGGGGCCGAATCAAACCATGGGCTGGATGAATAAGCTGGTATGTTTTTTATTTGGCCGTGTGCTAACGCGTAAAAAAGCCGTCAGCTTTATCAGCAGCACCACACGCAAGCTTTATCAATCGTAG